The Desulfovibrio desulfuricans genome contains a region encoding:
- a CDS encoding YjbQ family protein, with amino-acid sequence MDFILKEVPICADKEFEMIKITDDVRKVVEESGVEKGIVYVITEHTTTGITVNESLPCV; translated from the coding sequence ATGGATTTTATACTAAAAGAAGTTCCGATATGTGCGGATAAAGAATTTGAGATGATCAAGATTACAGATGACGTACGCAAGGTTGTGGAAGAAAGCGGAGTCGAAAAAGGAATTGTCTATGTAATTACAGAGCATACAACGACAGGGATCACTGTAAACGAAAGTCTTCCGTGTGTAG